From Cannabis sativa cultivar Pink pepper isolate KNU-18-1 chromosome 8, ASM2916894v1, whole genome shotgun sequence, a single genomic window includes:
- the LOC133030406 gene encoding uncharacterized protein LOC133030406, producing MVIPSETRLVLDKFEKLIHKLHFIEFVYIPPIGLSGGFGVCWKQGVVCKVKEADKNALLGSIESDPPGTKWNFIGIYGPPTMSGREDFWNRIGDSIVNESSPTVLIGDLNGTLADHECLNYANQRNSTRYSFDLRRMVARTGLVDLGCLGGKFTWFQKASQSTGGALVRRARLDRALASIDWRILFPNAVVELLTVGTSDHKPILLNIEGGTRCLKPQFKYELMWGRDPRCFWIVRNAWRDNLHHDPMVNLYRKLRKTKEHLKTWNKTHFGKIQQQVANAKKTLDRIESSNNMQIAEFDEARAKLNEALSREEIFWRQKSRVAWLKEGDRCTKFFIASTVIRRRKNFIQTLKKENGEWVNDIKVIAKMFIDKFNGTFSKNPFTSSPEENIVCNNLITESDNRNLICIPSAKEIEDCLRSMGHDKAPGPDGMPTGFYLQHWNVVKRDFIDMVTHFFLTMDLPQFINNTNIVLVPKKDCPTGVNDYRPIALCNVAYKCISKVLALRLKHVLPSIISPEQTAFVHGRLIAENTAVAREIVHSMSKKKGKKGFMMIKLDMEKAYDKMDWSFILATLKGLGFHRTFVNWVEKCIMAKQMGLLINGSVHGTLSPSCGLRQGDPLSPALFIIAADVLSRLIAGRKAEGRLEGFKLSREGPAVTHLMFADDLILFGRASLKEAKEFVKCLEDYCSWSGQAVNYQKSTVFFSKGVLVRCATDIADLLNMKRMKKDASYLGLPLFRSLNRSKDMRFLVDRVLQRVKSWKTRLLSKAGRACLIHSVGSSLATYVAASDPIPINVVNTVDKCLRDFWWGDTDEKRKMHLMAWNALCQSKMRGGLGFRSGGVINRAFMTKWAWKALTDRSSVWSAVINAKYIKDQNFLFA from the coding sequence ATGGTGATTCCATCTGAAACAAGGTTGGTTcttgataaatttgaaaaactgATTCATAAACTTCATTTTATTGAGTTTGTGTACATACCTCCAATTGGTCTCTCGGGCGGGTTTGGGGTATGTTGGAAACAAGGGGTTGTTTGCAAGGTTAAGGAAGCGGATAAAAATGCTCTGCTTGGTTCGATTGAATCTGACCCTCCTGGTACCAAATGGAACTTCATTGGAATATATGGGCCGCCTACAATGTCAGGAAGAGAAGATTTCTGGAATCGTATTGGAGACTCGATAGTAAACGAATCGTCACCCACGGTCCTTATTGGTGACTTGAATGGAACACTTGCAGATCATGAATGCCTAAACTATGCCAATCAGAGGAATTCAACTAGATACTCCTTTGACTTGAGGAGAATGGTGGCGAGAACCGGCTTGGTAGATCTTGGTTGCCTTGGCGGAAAATTCACCTGGTTCCAAAAGGCCTCTCAATCTACTGGGGGAGCTTTGGTTAGAAGAGCAAGGCTAGACAGGGCCTTAGCCTCCATAGATTGGAGAATTTTATTTCCAAATGCGGTTGTTGAGCTCCTCACAGTTGGTACTTCGGATCACAAACCAATCCTTCTAAATATTGAGGGGGGAACAAGGTGTTTGAAGCCTCAATTCAAATATGAGTTAATGTGGGGGAGGGATCCGAGATGCTTCTGGATAGTGCGAAATGCTTGGCGAGACAATCTTCACCATGACCCAATGGTGAACTTATACAGGAAACTAAGGAAAACAAAGGAACATCTGAAGACATGGAATAAAACGCACTTTGGGAAAATCCAACAACAAGTGGCTAATGCCAAAAAGACTCTGGATAGGATCGAAAGTTCCAATAATATGCAGATTGCGGAGTTTGATGAAGCTAGAGCCAAGTTGAATGAGGCGCTTAGTAGGGAAGAGATCTTCTGGAGACAAAAGTCTCGTGTTGCTTGGTTAAAAGAGGGAGATCGTTGCACAAAATTCTTCATCGCCTCAACGGTGATTAGGCGTAGAAAGAATTTCATACAGACTCTGAAGAAGGAAAATGGCGAATGGGTCAACGACATCAAGGTCATTGCAAAGATGTTTATCGACAAGTTTAATGGCACCTTCTCCAAGAATCCTTTTACAAGTTCACCAGAGGAGAACATAGTGTGTAATAATCTGATTACTGAGAGTGATAATAGGAATCTTATATGCATTCCTTCAGCTAAAGAAATAGAAGACTGTCTTAGATCGATGGGGCATGATAAGGCTCCAGGCCCAGATGGGATGCCGACGGGATTTTACCTTCAACATTGGAACGTGGTGAAACGGGATTTCATTGACATGGTGACACATTTCTTTTTGACAATGGATCTTCCCCAGTTTATAAACAACACTAACATTGTGTTAGTTCCAAAAAAAGATTGTCCCACTGGGGTCAATGACTACAGACCGATTGCGCTATGCAATGTAGCGTATAAATGCATCTCCAAAGTTTTGGCTCTCCGGTTGAAGCATGTTCTGCCCTCCATCATATCTCCGGAGCAAACCGCTTTCGTTCATGGAAGACTAATTGCGGAAAACACTGCAGTAGCTAGGGAAATCGTTCACTCTATGAGtaagaaaaaaggaaagaaaggatttatgatgatcaaacttgatATGGAGAAGGCCTATGATAAGATGGACTGGAGCTTTATCCTGGCTACTTTGAAGGGGTTAGGTTTTCATCGAACTTTTGTTAATTGGGTGGAGAAATGCATTATGGCCAAACAAATGGGGCTGCTTATTAATGGCTCGGTCCATGGAACTCTGTCCCCTTCCTGTGGTCTTCGTCAGGGCGACCCTCTCTCCCCTGCTCTCTTTATCATTGCAGCTGATGTTCTCTCAAGACTGATTGCGGGTAGAAAGGCAGAGGGTCGTCTGGAAGGCTTCAAATTATCTAGAGAAGGGCCGGCTGTCACCCACTTGATGTTTGCAgatgatttaattttatttgggcGAGCTTCTTTGAAGGAAGCTAAAGAATTCGTTAAATGCCTTGAAGACTATTGCTCTTGGTCTGGACAAGCAGTCAACTACCAAAAATCAACAGTGTTCTTCTCTAAGGGGGTCCTTGTGAGATGTGCAACAGATATCGCGGACCTGCTAAATATGAAGAGAATGAAGAAGGATGCCTCTTACCTGGGGCTTCCCCTCTTTAGATCACTGAATCGATCAAAGGATATGCGGTTCTTGGTTGATCGTGTTCTACAACGAGTGAAAAGTTGGAAAACTAGACTCCTATCGAAAGCTGGCCGAGCCTGCTTAATCCACTCAGTCGGATCATCCCTAGCTACTTATGTCGCTGCCTCGGATCCGATACCAATTAATGTGGTAAACACTGTGGATAAATGCCTAAGGGACTTCTGGTGGGGAGATACTGATGAAAAGAGGAAGATGCATCTCATGGCTTGGAATGCTCTATGCCAGTCCAAGATGAGAGGTGGTCTGGGATTCAGAAGCGGCGGAGTGATAAACAGAGCCTTTATGACAAAGTGGGCTTGGAAAGCGCTCACTGATCGATCAAGCGTTTGGAGTGCGGTGATAAATGCAAAATACATAAAAGACCAAAACTTTCTCTTTGCTTGA